One part of the Ziziphus jujuba cultivar Dongzao chromosome 2, ASM3175591v1 genome encodes these proteins:
- the LOC107417789 gene encoding protein IQ-DOMAIN 11, whose protein sequence is MAKKKSWFNLIKRFFISDAQSRQEKKEKRRKWVFGRIKIKRLASLTAPPSPLKEKTASEAGEEQSNHALNVAIATAAAAEAAVAAAHAAAAEVVRLTATPYSTHNAKQHTKQELDTETTPTKAAPLACQYDKQIQESAAVKIQTAFRGYLAKKALRALKGIVRLQAIIRGRAVRRQAMTTLKCLQSIINIQSQVCAKRFQTSDGTFHCDENSHLQNLRDQTLRVDTNSQRRWDDSLLSKEDADASFLSKKEALIKRERIKEYWYSHRKSAETERNKVNGRWRYWLEQWVDTQLNKSKELEDLDTTFPSTARKNDEFGGKQLRLRKIHSHYQNHDHRMDSPIFVLRKSAHHKKQCSLGDENSFSGSPVVPTYMASTESAKAKARSISSPKLRPGGGFDTCSESYSPCKNRLSLISSITSDMPSSGRIGKTGVHCQQRSPSMKGIQGPIKSNRMAKDLSFDSECSLSYWDRRSTFR, encoded by the exons ATGGCTAAGAAGAAGAGCTGGTTCAATTTGATAAAGAGGTTCTTCATTTCAGATGCACAATCAAGACAAGAAAAG aaggagaagagaaggaaATGGGTATTTGGCAGGATTAAGATAAAAAGATTAGCCTCTCTGACTGCACCACCATCACCATTGAAAGAGAAGACAGCAAGTGAAGCAGGGGAAGAACAGAGCAACCATGCTTTGAATGTCGCCATTGccactgctgctgctgctgaggCTGCTGTGGCAGCAGCACATGCTGCTGCTGCTGAGGTTGTCCGACTCACAGCCACCCCTTACTCCACCCATAACGCTAAGCAACACACAAAACAAGAACTGGACACCGAAACAACTCCGACAAAGGCTGCTCCTTTAGCATGCCAATATGATAAGCAAATCCAAGAATCTGCTGCTGTCAAAATCCAAACTGCCTTCAGGGGTTACCTA GCTAAAAAGGCTTTGAGGGCATTGAAGGGAATAGTGAGGCTTCAAGCTATTATTCGTGGCCGAGCCGTGAGACGACAAGCAATGACTACCCTCAAATGCCTGCAGTCCATAATAAATATTCAGTCCCAGGTCTGTGCAAAGAGATTCCAAACCAGTGATGGTACTTTTCACTGTGACGAAAACAGTCACTTACAAAATTTGAGAGACCAGACATTAAGG GTGGACACGAACAGTCAAAGAAGATGGGATGACAGCCTTCTATCGAAGGAAGACGCAGATGCTTCATTTCTAAGCAAGAAAGAGGCTTTGATCAAGAGAGAAAGGATCAAAGAATACTGGTATAGCCACCGG aAATCAGCAGAAacagaaagaaacaaagtaaatgGAAGATGGAGGTATTGGTTGGAGCAATGGGTAGATACCCAACTCAATAAAAGCAAAGAACTTGAAGATTTGGATACAACTTTTCCATCAACTGCAAGAAAAAACGATGAATTTGGAGGAAAACAGCTTAGGCTAAGAAAGATTCATAGCCACTATCAAAACCATGATCACAGAATGGATTCTCCAATATTTGTTCTAAGAAAATCAGCTCACCACAAAAAGCAATGTTCATTGGGAGATGAGAATTCATTTTCAGGCTCTCCTGTTGTTCCAACTTACATGGCTTCAACTGAATCTGCTAAAGCAAAAGCAAGATCTATTAGCTCCCCAAAACTAAGGCCAGGAGGGGGTTTTGACACTTGCTCTGAGAGCTATTCACCATGCAAGAACAGGCTCTCACTGATATCTTCAATAACCAGTGACATGCCTAGCAGTGGAAGGATTGGAAAGACTGGTGTTCATTGCCAGCAAAGATCTCCAAGCATGAAGGGCATTCAAGGTCCCATAAAATCGAACCGGATGGCAAAAGATCTAAGCTTTGACTCAGAATGCTCGCTATCATACTGGGATCGACGAAGTACCTTCAGATGA
- the LOC107417786 gene encoding uncharacterized protein LOC107417786, translating to MGNWRHRPPRRLHRQQWPPRSLPLQSDPDPPLPNSGFGQDNVPLWEKKFCSMVGSIPWRKVVDAKKFLYCHGNVLSWDDAASEEAFQNAKKRFWAEINGFHCDISLPDPDIYIDKIDWNPTIDPELIKELDREYFAPVDEENGKVWRKNKKIRNSAYVPSFESNKIVDDGINPWECNNTPVLGNVEGKLMGWSQWNNDINGSKNSDNNDNPWECNAAQSSGNTKENAWGDCGNMSWECNWTQNHVSRPRDWGDDNNRWDRDCQGFASGRNSGWGNSLDKSWGMNQQESKNTERDNNPWKPNVSQDSRAPKDGGWRDYGGNGYRWKQWDHHNNQKKNDAFQRCRGGWGAWNENNQKREESQHSMSGYRNSRFQGDDYQTGNHWQMGNNKKRPVFPLSSR from the exons ATGGGTAATTGGAGACATCGCCCCCCTCGTAGACTTCACCGTCAACAATGGCCTCCCAGGTCCCTTCCTTTGCAGTCCGACCCAGATCCTCCTCTTCCCAATTCCG GGTTTGGACAGGATAATGTACCTTTGTGGGAAAAGAAATTCTGCAGTATGGTTGGATCAATACCATGGAGAAAGGTAGTTGATGCAAAGAAGTTTTTGTACTGCCATGGTAATGTTCTAAGCTGGGATGATGCTGCTAGTGAAGAGGCATTTCAGAATGCAAAAAAGAGGTTTTGGGCAGAGATCAATGGCTTCCATTGTGACATATCTCTACCTGATCCAGATATTTACATTGATAAAATAGATTGGAACCCAACCATCGATCCTGAGCTGATCAAGGAATTGGATCGAGAGTATTTTGCTCCTGTTGATGAAGAGAATGGTAAGGTATGGAGGAAAAATAAGAAGATAAGAAATTCTGCGTATGTTCCTTCATTTGAGAGTAACAAGATTGTAGATGATGGTATAAATCCTTGGGAATGTAACAATACGCCAGTTCTTGGAAATGTGGAAGGTAAGCTAATGGGCTGGAGCCAGTGGAATAATGATATAAACGGCTCGAAGAATTCAGATAATAATGACAATCCATGGGAGTGTAATGCTGCTCAGAGCAGTGGGAACACTAAGGAGAACGCTTGGGGTGATTGTGGGAATATGTCATGGGAATGCAACTGGACGCAAAACCATGTCAGCCGGCCAAGGGATTGGGGTGATGATAATAATCGTTGGGACCGTGACTGTCAGGGCTTTGCCTCAGGTAGAAACAGTGGATGGGGTAATTCTTTGGATAAGTCTTGGGGAATGAACCAGCAAGAATCTAAGAATACCGAAAGGGACAACAATCCTTGGAAACCCAATGTCAGTCAAGATAGTAGAGCCCCAAAAGATGGAGGATGGAGAGATTATGGTGGAAATGGATATCGTTGGAAGCAGTGGGACCATCATAATAACCAGAAAAAGAACGACGCATTTCAAAGATGTAGAGGTGGTTGGGGAGCCTGGAATGAAAATAATCAGAAGAGGGAAGAATCTCAACACAGTATGTCGGGCTACAGAAACTCAAGGTTTCAGGGAGATGATTATCAAACGGGTAATCATTGGCAGATGGGAAACAACAAAAAGAGGCCAGTTTTCCCTCTGAGTAGCCGGTGA